In a genomic window of Stakelama saccharophila:
- the nhaA gene encoding Na+/H+ antiporter NhaA, translated as MAEAGTVPEKAASALRGFLRSEASGGIVLIAAALAAMIVANVPATSEGYFHFLHAETGPLINPKYGPMTMHIWINDGLMAIFFFLVGLEIKREFVDGRLATWERRRLPVVAAAAGMIAPAVIYLAVTHGRPDLQSGWAIPAATDIAFAIGVLALLGSRAPASLKLFLTTVAIVDDMGAVAIIALAYTSELSSLALGLAALTMGAMYVLNKSNVQRLTPYAVLAVLLWYFVFLSGVHATIAGVLAAFMIPITKSPGAPDDAASPLHRLEHGLEYWVAFLIVPLFGFANAGVSFQGMSPGILLNTLPLAIALGLFIGKQVGIFGIIFLAFHTKFAKTPGGSTWTQVYGVSLLAGIGFTMSLFIGGLAFPGNELLVDEVKIGVLAGSVLSAAAGYLVLRFAPSVPVEQQ; from the coding sequence ATGGCGGAAGCGGGCACCGTGCCGGAAAAGGCTGCATCCGCGCTCCGGGGATTTCTGCGCAGCGAGGCGTCGGGCGGAATTGTCCTGATCGCCGCCGCGCTGGCGGCGATGATCGTGGCGAACGTGCCGGCGACCTCGGAAGGCTATTTCCATTTCCTGCACGCCGAAACGGGGCCGCTGATCAACCCGAAATACGGTCCGATGACAATGCACATCTGGATCAACGACGGCCTGATGGCGATCTTCTTCTTTCTCGTCGGGCTGGAGATCAAGCGCGAGTTCGTCGATGGCCGGCTCGCCACGTGGGAGCGCCGCCGCCTGCCGGTGGTCGCCGCCGCCGCCGGCATGATCGCGCCGGCCGTCATCTACCTCGCCGTCACCCACGGCCGGCCCGACCTGCAATCGGGCTGGGCGATCCCGGCGGCGACCGACATCGCCTTCGCCATCGGCGTGCTCGCCCTGCTCGGCAGCCGCGCGCCGGCCTCGCTGAAACTGTTCCTGACCACCGTCGCGATCGTCGACGACATGGGCGCGGTCGCGATCATCGCGCTTGCCTATACCAGCGAGCTGTCGTCGCTCGCACTCGGCCTGGCCGCGCTCACCATGGGGGCGATGTACGTCCTCAACAAATCGAACGTGCAGCGGCTGACCCCCTATGCCGTGCTGGCGGTACTGCTGTGGTATTTCGTCTTCCTGTCGGGCGTGCATGCGACGATCGCCGGCGTGCTCGCCGCGTTCATGATCCCCATCACCAAGTCGCCCGGCGCGCCCGACGATGCAGCCTCGCCCTTGCACCGGCTGGAACACGGGCTGGAATATTGGGTCGCCTTCCTGATCGTACCGCTGTTCGGCTTCGCCAATGCGGGGGTATCCTTTCAGGGCATGTCGCCCGGCATCCTGCTCAACACGCTGCCGCTCGCCATCGCGCTCGGCCTGTTCATCGGCAAGCAGGTCGGCATTTTCGGCATCATCTTCCTGGCCTTCCACACCAAGTTCGCCAAGACGCCGGGCGGATCGACCTGGACCCAGGTGTACGGCGTCTCGCTGCTCGCCGGGATCGGCTTCACCATGAGCCTGTTCATCGGCGGGCTCGCCTTTCCCGGCAACGAACTTCTGGTCGACGAGGTGAAGATCGGCGTGCTCGCCGGGTCCGTATTGTCGGCGGCGGCGGGGTATCTGGTGCTGCGCTTCGCGCCCAGCGTGCCGGTCGAGCAGCAGTGA
- a CDS encoding AAA family ATPase — protein MSDPVDRLHVITGGPGSGKSTLIDALAAQGIATSPEVGRAIIKEELARGGSALPWSDHLAFAEKMVVREVAAHQSAAASGRTVVLDRGIPDVIGFLRISGLAVPEHIDRAARSHRYNSRVFIAPWWEEIFTTDPERKQTPQEARDSYAVMVATYRDYGYTPVDLPRTTVAERVAFIRTAVGI, from the coding sequence GTGAGCGACCCGGTCGATCGGCTGCACGTCATCACCGGCGGCCCTGGGTCGGGAAAATCGACGCTGATCGATGCCCTGGCGGCGCAGGGCATCGCCACCAGTCCGGAGGTCGGCCGCGCCATCATCAAGGAGGAGCTGGCGCGTGGCGGCAGCGCGCTGCCCTGGTCCGACCACCTTGCCTTTGCCGAGAAGATGGTCGTTCGCGAAGTCGCGGCGCACCAAAGCGCGGCGGCATCGGGCCGGACGGTCGTCCTCGACCGGGGGATACCGGACGTGATCGGCTTCCTCCGCATTTCCGGGCTCGCGGTGCCGGAACATATCGACCGTGCGGCACGCTCCCATCGCTACAATTCCCGCGTCTTCATCGCTCCCTGGTGGGAGGAGATCTTCACGACCGATCCCGAACGCAAGCAGACACCGCAGGAAGCGCGCGACAGCTATGCGGTCATGGTCGCGACCTATCGCGATTATGGCTACACGCCTGTCGACCTGCCGCGCACGACGGTGGCCGAACGGGTCGCCTTCATCCGCACCGCCGTCGGTATCTAG
- a CDS encoding electron transfer flavoprotein subunit alpha/FixB family protein yields the protein MKTLVWVEHDNTELKDATLAAVTAASKLGEVHLLVAGAGCDAVAQAAAKIEGVGKVHVADDAAYEHALAENVAPLIVDLMEHHDAFVAPATTTGKNIAPRVAALMDVMQISDILSVEGENSFTRPIYAGNAIATVKTSDTKLVITARGTAFDKASAEGGSAEIEQVSATGDKRLSTFVKADIATSDRPELTSASIVVSGGRALQNSENFHSIIEPLADKLGAAVGASRAAVDAGYVPNDYQVGQTGKIVAPEVYIAIGISGAIQHLAGMKDSKTIIAINKDEDAPIFQIADYGLVADLYKAVPELTEKL from the coding sequence ATGAAGACTCTGGTTTGGGTCGAACACGACAACACGGAATTGAAGGACGCCACGCTGGCCGCCGTGACGGCGGCGTCGAAGCTGGGCGAGGTGCATCTGCTCGTCGCCGGGGCGGGATGCGATGCCGTGGCGCAGGCTGCGGCGAAGATCGAAGGCGTGGGCAAGGTCCATGTCGCCGACGATGCGGCCTATGAACATGCGCTCGCGGAAAATGTGGCGCCGCTGATCGTCGATCTGATGGAGCATCACGATGCCTTCGTCGCGCCCGCCACGACCACCGGCAAGAACATCGCCCCGCGCGTCGCCGCGCTCATGGACGTGATGCAGATTTCCGACATCCTCTCGGTCGAGGGCGAGAACAGCTTCACCCGGCCGATCTATGCCGGCAACGCCATCGCGACGGTGAAGACGAGCGATACAAAGCTGGTCATCACCGCGCGCGGCACCGCTTTCGACAAGGCGAGCGCGGAGGGCGGCTCGGCCGAGATCGAGCAGGTTTCCGCCACGGGGGACAAGAGGCTGTCGACGTTCGTCAAGGCCGACATCGCGACAAGTGACCGTCCCGAACTCACCAGCGCCTCGATCGTCGTCTCCGGCGGTCGCGCGCTGCAGAATTCGGAGAATTTCCATTCGATCATCGAACCGCTCGCCGACAAGCTGGGCGCCGCGGTCGGTGCGAGCCGCGCGGCGGTCGACGCCGGCTATGTCCCCAACGACTATCAGGTCGGCCAGACGGGCAAGATCGTGGCGCCGGAAGTCTATATCGCCATCGGTATTTCCGGGGCCATCCAGCACCTTGCCGGCATGAAGGATTCGAAGACCATCATCGCCATCAACAAGGACGAGGATGCCCCGATCTTTCAGATCGCCGATTACGGGCTGGTCGCCGACCTCTACAAGGCGGTGCCGGAGCTGACCGAAAAGCTCTGA